The following is a genomic window from Chryseobacterium ginsenosidimutans.
AAGAAAAAGCAAAAGGAACTAAAAGCTAAGCAGGTAAAAGTGGTTGTAAAAGAGATCCGTTTCGGACCTCAGACTGATGAGCACGATTACGAATTTAAGAGAAAGCACGCTGAAAAATTCCTTGAAGAAGGTTCAAAATTAAAGACCTACGTATTTTTTAAAGGACGTTCGATTATCTTTAAAGATCAGGGAGAAATTTTGCTTCTAAAACTGGCTCAGGAATTAGAGCATGTTGGAAAAGTAGACCAGCTTCCTAAACTTGAAGGAAAAAGAATGATTATGATGATGAGTCCTAAAAAACCAGCTAAATAATCCTATAATCAGATTTTTTCGTCTGATTTAACATATAAACCTCAAAGAAATTTGGGGTTTTTGTTTTTTGAGTGTTACTATATTCAAAATTTACACTTTTATTAAAGTTGTAGAACTTCCATTTTAATTGTTGTTAATATTTATTAATTTTTCATATAAATTCTTATTATGATAATTATTTTACTTTAAATTTGCTTTATGAATAAGAATTAAAAACTTATTTAAGTAATAATAAAATTAATAACACTTAAACTTCAAAAAAATGAGTACACTACGATTAAAAGACGGGACAGAAATTTTTTACAAAGATCAGGGAAAAGGACAAGTATTAATGTTTCACCACGGATGGCCATTATCCTCGGATGATTGGGATGCGCAGGTTATCTTTTTCTTACAGAAAGGCTATAGAGTTGTAACGCATGACAGAAGAGGTCACGGAAGATCAAGTCAGGATATCTACGGTCACAATATTGAACAATATGCTTCTGATGCAGCCGAACTGGTAGAATTTCTTGACCTGAAAGATGTTGTTCACATCGGACACTCAACAGGAGGTGGTGAAGTAATCCGTTATGTAAATAAATATGCCAACGGAAGAGCAAAAAAAGCAGTATTGATCAGTGCCGTTCCGCCGATTATGGTAGCTAGCGAAAGCAATCCTGATGGTGTACCGATGGAGGTTTTCGACAACATCAGAGACCAGACTTTGAACAACAGACAGCAGTTTTATATCGACTTGACTTTCCCTTTCTACGGTTACAACAGAGAAGGTGCAAAAGTGAAAGAAGGGATACAGAGAAACTGGTGGAGACAGGGAATGATGGGCGGAATCGTGGCTCATTACGAAGGTATCAAAGCTTTTTCTGAAACTGATTTCAGAGAGGATTTAAAAGCGGTTGATATTCCTGTTTTGGTTCTTCACGGAGAAGATGATCAGATTGTTCCTTATCAGAATGCTGCTTTAAAATCAATTAAATTATTGAAAAACGGAACAATAAAAACTTATCCGGGTTTCCCTCACGGAATGCCGACGACGGAAGCGGAGACCATTAATAAAGATCTTTTGGAGTTTATCCAGTCATAATTCTACTTATATAAAATAAACTGCGTACGATATTTTCCGATCGCAGTTTATTTTAAACAATCTTATTGGGGTTTTCTTTAAAAAACATTAGATGTTTTTACTTTTTCTTTGTCTTGAGAATTTCCTTTCAGGTCTCATTTTTTTTCCGTATTTTTGCAAACTATTATTCCTAAAATATCGTTAGGAAACCAGTACAGATATTGATAACAAAATAATAAAAAGCAAAACAATGCCAAAATTAAAAACGAAATCAGGTGCTAAAAAGCGTTTTAAACTTACCGGAACAGGAAAGATTAAAAGAAAAAATGCTTTCAAAAGCCACATTTTGACAAAAAAGGAAACTAAGCAAAAGAGAAATCTTACGCAAACTTCTTATGTTGCAAAAGTGGACGAAAAAAGCGTTATGCGTCAATTAGCAATTAAGTAGTTTTTATAAATCTATATTCGGTTTATAAGAATTCAAAAAATTCAAAAATTTCAACCCTGAAATGGAGCAACTAAGTGTAATGAAACAGTTTACCGCACATTTCAAAAAAACAATTTAAATTATGCCAAGATCAGTAAATGCAGTAGCTTCTAGA
Proteins encoded in this region:
- the infC gene encoding translation initiation factor IF-3, with protein sequence MINDKIRVREIRLVGDNVEPGIYPIDKAKQIAAEQELDLVVISDKAEPFIARILEYKKFLYEQKKKQKELKAKQVKVVVKEIRFGPQTDEHDYEFKRKHAEKFLEEGSKLKTYVFFKGRSIIFKDQGEILLLKLAQELEHVGKVDQLPKLEGKRMIMMMSPKKPAK
- a CDS encoding alpha/beta fold hydrolase, which codes for MSTLRLKDGTEIFYKDQGKGQVLMFHHGWPLSSDDWDAQVIFFLQKGYRVVTHDRRGHGRSSQDIYGHNIEQYASDAAELVEFLDLKDVVHIGHSTGGGEVIRYVNKYANGRAKKAVLISAVPPIMVASESNPDGVPMEVFDNIRDQTLNNRQQFYIDLTFPFYGYNREGAKVKEGIQRNWWRQGMMGGIVAHYEGIKAFSETDFREDLKAVDIPVLVLHGEDDQIVPYQNAALKSIKLLKNGTIKTYPGFPHGMPTTEAETINKDLLEFIQS
- the rpmI gene encoding 50S ribosomal protein L35, whose protein sequence is MPKLKTKSGAKKRFKLTGTGKIKRKNAFKSHILTKKETKQKRNLTQTSYVAKVDEKSVMRQLAIK